Proteins found in one Coffea eugenioides isolate CCC68of chromosome 5, Ceug_1.0, whole genome shotgun sequence genomic segment:
- the LOC113772488 gene encoding transcription factor bHLH167-like isoform X2, with product METFHASASNTKTKRKITEKNRRDQMKNLCNKLYRLLPSDISKGLCPQPDKIEDAIYHIKSMEKKLEDYQEIKKKLLHGKRPCSSASSESNNSSTLTDVEVQDIGPDANMILISGLEEQASFYGIIRRLHAEGFEVVTANFSNTGTSTLQVVHEKVGASTSGSETTAVSKRLKELIYGYPQGEVESKLDLLDFEIVPDLLTSDFFGPFATEKFCFLQQY from the exons ATGGAGACGTTTCATGCTTCAGCTTCAAACAccaaaacgaaaagaaaaattacAGAGAAAAATAGAAGAGATCAGATGAAGAATCTCTGTAATAAGCTTTACCGTCTTCTTCCAAGTGACATCTCCAAG GGATTGTGCCCACAGCCTGATAAAATAGAAGATGCGATATATCACATCAAAAGCATGGAGAAGAAGCTGGAGGATTATCAGGAGATAAAGAAGAAGTTGCTGCATGGCAAAAGACCATGTTCATCTGCTTCAAGTGAATCTAACAACAGCTCAACGTTAACTGATGTTGAAGTTCAAGACATAGGACCTGATGCGAATATGATTTTGATAAGTGGGCTGGAAGAACAAGCTTCGTTTTATGGCATTATTCGCCGGCTTCATGCAGAAGGATTTGAGGTTGTGACTGCTAACTTTTCCAACACCGGTACCTCGACGCTTCAAGTTGTTCATGAGAAG GTTGGAGCATCAACATCTGGCAGTGAAACTACAGCAGTTTCCAAGAGGTTAAAAGAACTGATCTATGGCTATCCACAGGGCGAAGTTGAATCGAAACTGGACTTGTTGGACTTTGAAATTGTACCTGATCTGTTAACTTCTGACTTCTTTGGACCTTTTGCAAcagaaaaattttgttttctgcAGCAATATTGA
- the LOC113772488 gene encoding uncharacterized protein LOC113772488 isoform X1 — protein METFHASASNTKTKRKITEKNRRDQMKNLCNKLYRLLPSDISKGLCPQPDKIEDAIYHIKSMEKKLEDYQEIKKKLLHGKRPCSSASSESNNSSTLTDVEVQDIGPDANMILISGLEEQASFYGIIRRLHAEGFEVVTANFSNTGTSTLQVVHEKVSSQVGASTSGSETTAVSKRLKELIYGYPQGEVESKLDLLDFEIVPDLLTSDFFGPFATEKFCFLQQY, from the exons ATGGAGACGTTTCATGCTTCAGCTTCAAACAccaaaacgaaaagaaaaattacAGAGAAAAATAGAAGAGATCAGATGAAGAATCTCTGTAATAAGCTTTACCGTCTTCTTCCAAGTGACATCTCCAAG GGATTGTGCCCACAGCCTGATAAAATAGAAGATGCGATATATCACATCAAAAGCATGGAGAAGAAGCTGGAGGATTATCAGGAGATAAAGAAGAAGTTGCTGCATGGCAAAAGACCATGTTCATCTGCTTCAAGTGAATCTAACAACAGCTCAACGTTAACTGATGTTGAAGTTCAAGACATAGGACCTGATGCGAATATGATTTTGATAAGTGGGCTGGAAGAACAAGCTTCGTTTTATGGCATTATTCGCCGGCTTCATGCAGAAGGATTTGAGGTTGTGACTGCTAACTTTTCCAACACCGGTACCTCGACGCTTCAAGTTGTTCATGAGAAGGTCAGTAGTCAG GTTGGAGCATCAACATCTGGCAGTGAAACTACAGCAGTTTCCAAGAGGTTAAAAGAACTGATCTATGGCTATCCACAGGGCGAAGTTGAATCGAAACTGGACTTGTTGGACTTTGAAATTGTACCTGATCTGTTAACTTCTGACTTCTTTGGACCTTTTGCAAcagaaaaattttgttttctgcAGCAATATTGA
- the LOC113772196 gene encoding transcription factor bHLH162-like, translating to MERFHPSPSNPKMERRIVEKNRRSHMKDLYARLYGLVPSDSSKENLTVPDQIDEAINYIKSMEKKLEKCKEKKEKLLFGKRPYSGATSETTKITNVEVHDMGPNMDVILLNGLEEQASFYGIIRLLCKEGFEVVNANFSSNGNSVLQVVHDKGGISTSRTETTAVAKRLKELIYGYSHGEVESRLDSWVETRLDSWDFEIEPDILNSNVLELMSPGQFCFLQQL from the exons ATGGAGAGGTTTCATCCTTCACCTTCAAATCCCAAAATGGAAAGAagaattgttgagaaaaataGGAGAAGTCACATGAAGGATCTCTATGCTCGGCTTTACGGTCTTGTTCCAAGTGACAGCTCCAAG GAAAATTTGACAGTGCCTGATCAAATAGACGAAGCGATAAATTACATCAAAAGCATGGAGAAGAAGCTCGAGAAATGTAAGGAAAAGAAGGAGAAGCTGTTGTTTGGAAAAAGACCATATTCAGGCGCTACAAGTGAGACTACAAAGATAACTAATGTTGAAGTTCATGACATGGGACCTAATATGGATGTGATTCTGCTAAATGGGCTGGAAGAACAAGCTTCATTTTATGGCATTATTCGCCTGCTTTGCAAAGAAGGTTTTGAGGTTGTCaatgctaacttttccagcaaTGGAAACTCAGTGCTCCAAGTAGTTCATGACAAG GGTGGAATATCAACATCGAGGACTGAAACAACAGCAGTTGCCAAGAGGTTAAAAGAACTGATCTATGGATACTCACATGGAGAAGTTGAATCAAGACTAGACTCGTGGGTTGAAACAAGACTAGACTCGTGGGACTTTGAAATTGAACCTGATATATTAAATTCTAACGTTCTTGAGTTGATGTCACCAGGACAGTTTTGCTTTCTGCAGCAACTTTAA